One Serpentinicella alkaliphila DNA segment encodes these proteins:
- a CDS encoding DUF896 domain-containing protein, whose amino-acid sequence MLPNDKLNRLNFLAKESKARNLSESEKDEQQILRKEYIEAFKESFKKQLDRIEFTD is encoded by the coding sequence ATGTTACCAAATGATAAGCTCAATAGACTTAATTTTTTAGCAAAAGAATCAAAAGCAAGGAATCTATCTGAGTCAGAAAAAGATGAGCAGCAAATACTGAGAAAAGAATATATAGAAGCTTTTAAAGAGAGCTTTAAAAAACAGTTAGATAGGATAGAGTTTACAGATTAA
- a CDS encoding chemotaxis protein CheW, translating to MGEKQFVILKINGEEYGVNIENVKEISEFRDITSIPNSPEFIEGIINLRGVITPVINLRKKFNLPFEQVNKKNSRIIIVNVNDMQVGFFVDDASYVLTINDKDIEQTPELIVNDDVRYIAGIAKVEERMIVLIDLEYIFKDDEKKQLASI from the coding sequence ATGGGTGAAAAGCAATTTGTAATTTTAAAGATAAATGGTGAGGAATATGGGGTTAATATCGAAAATGTAAAAGAAATTAGTGAATTTAGAGATATTACAAGTATACCTAATTCACCAGAGTTTATTGAGGGAATAATTAATTTAAGAGGCGTAATAACACCTGTAATCAATCTTAGAAAAAAATTTAATCTGCCTTTTGAGCAAGTTAACAAGAAGAATAGTAGAATAATAATAGTAAATGTTAATGATATGCAAGTAGGTTTTTTTGTTGATGATGCATCCTATGTATTGACAATTAATGATAAGGATATAGAACAAACACCTGAATTAATAGTTAATGATGACGTTAGATACATAGCTGGTATAGCTAAGGTTGAAGAAAGAATGATAGTTTTAATAGATTTAGAATATATATTTAAGGATGATGAAAAAAAGCAGTTAGCATCGATTTAA